In Priestia megaterium NBRC 15308 = ATCC 14581, the following proteins share a genomic window:
- a CDS encoding 5'-deoxyadenosine deaminase: MTHTLIKNAEIITMNEKNDIIYGDLYIVGNRIAAIGKNLHPEKVDKVIDAANKTIVPGFIHTHIHLCQTLFRGQADDLELLDWLKKKIWPLEASHDEESIYYSALLGIGELIQSGTTTIVDMETVHHTDSAFQAISQSGIRALAGKVMMDKKGDDLPKALQETTADSIKESVELLEKWHNSNNGRIRYAFSPRFVLSCTEDLLREVSHLSAGYNVHVHTHASENQEEIRIVEAETGMRNIMYLDHLGLANERLILAHCVWLNDQEKQIIKNQGVKVSHCPGSNLKLASGIADVPGLLEQGVFLSLGADGAPCNNNLDMFNEMRLAATIHKPSHGPTAMNAKHVLEMATIGGAKAVGLEKEIGSLEVGKKADLAILNLNQLHTFPSYGVDPISRVVYSATRGDVELTMVDGEIVMENRVLKTIDQGIVLKEANHSIDRLLKRIPLLIS, translated from the coding sequence ATGACGCACACATTAATTAAAAATGCAGAGATTATTACGATGAATGAGAAGAATGATATTATTTACGGTGACCTTTATATTGTTGGAAATCGTATTGCAGCCATCGGGAAAAACCTGCATCCGGAAAAGGTAGATAAAGTCATTGACGCAGCAAATAAAACGATTGTGCCGGGCTTTATACATACTCATATTCATTTGTGTCAAACGCTTTTTAGAGGGCAAGCAGATGATTTAGAGCTGCTAGACTGGTTAAAGAAGAAAATATGGCCGCTTGAAGCTTCACATGATGAAGAATCTATCTATTATTCAGCACTGTTAGGGATCGGCGAACTCATTCAAAGCGGAACTACAACAATTGTAGATATGGAAACTGTTCATCATACGGACTCTGCTTTTCAAGCTATATCTCAAAGTGGAATCCGAGCTCTTGCAGGAAAAGTAATGATGGATAAAAAAGGCGATGATCTGCCAAAAGCTCTGCAGGAGACAACGGCTGACTCGATCAAAGAAAGTGTAGAGCTGCTTGAAAAATGGCATAATTCAAATAACGGTCGTATTCGATACGCATTCTCCCCAAGATTTGTGCTGTCGTGTACGGAAGATTTGCTGCGTGAAGTGAGCCATTTATCAGCTGGATATAATGTCCATGTACATACTCATGCTTCTGAGAATCAAGAAGAAATTCGCATCGTAGAAGCTGAAACGGGTATGAGAAATATCATGTACTTAGATCATTTAGGATTAGCCAATGAACGCCTTATTTTAGCGCACTGTGTGTGGCTAAATGATCAAGAAAAGCAAATTATTAAGAATCAAGGAGTAAAAGTTAGTCATTGCCCAGGCTCAAACTTAAAACTTGCATCGGGAATCGCAGATGTGCCCGGTTTATTAGAGCAAGGTGTATTTTTAAGTCTTGGCGCTGACGGTGCTCCTTGTAATAATAATTTGGATATGTTCAACGAAATGAGGCTGGCCGCTACGATTCATAAACCCTCGCACGGACCAACGGCCATGAATGCAAAGCACGTGCTAGAAATGGCTACAATCGGCGGAGCGAAAGCAGTCGGGCTTGAAAAAGAAATTGGAAGTTTAGAGGTTGGGAAAAAAGCGGATCTTGCTATTTTAAATTTAAATCAGCTTCATACTTTTCCATCTTACGGCGTAGACCCTATTTCCAGAGTTGTGTATTCAGCAACGCGAGGAGATGTAGAATTAACGATGGTTGATGGAGAAATTGTGATGGAAAACCGCGTGTTAAAAACCATTGACCAAGGAATTGTGCTGAAAGAAGCAAATCATTCGATTGATCGTCTTTTAAAAAGAATCCCGCTTTTGATTTCATAA
- a CDS encoding NCS2 family permease: MERNGILERLFKLSERNTTPKQEILAGLTTFMTVSYMVIVNPIIMSDAGIPREAALAATIYAIVFSTLLMALWANFPIVTGPGMGLNAFFTYSVVLGQGLSWQTALGAVFISGVLFFVLTVTGIRGKIIDAIPNVLKSSIAVGIGLFVAFIGLKNAGLVVANESTFVGLGNVMDKGPLLAIFGLILAAVLMAKNVKGALIISIFATTILAMIVGVQAVPHSLKDVFSATPPSVGETFFQMDLKGAVAYGIFSVVFSFTIVELFDTLATLIGLSKKANLVDKNGKIPGLNRALAADSIGTMASAIFGSTALNTYIENATGIAEGGRTGLKALTVAILFIFTLFFAPLIQFIPSVATAPALIIIGSLMLSDIRNVNFDDFTEVVPAFLTIVMMPLTYSIAEGLAFGFISYTAIKLFTGRHREIHWMMYVITIAFFINFYMSSH; encoded by the coding sequence TTGGAGCGTAACGGAATATTAGAGCGCTTGTTTAAACTATCAGAGCGCAACACAACACCAAAACAAGAAATACTAGCAGGACTTACAACTTTTATGACGGTCAGTTATATGGTAATTGTCAACCCCATTATCATGTCTGACGCTGGTATCCCCCGAGAAGCGGCTCTTGCAGCTACCATTTACGCCATTGTATTTAGTACGTTACTGATGGCTCTGTGGGCAAATTTCCCGATTGTAACCGGTCCAGGGATGGGTTTAAATGCGTTTTTTACGTATTCAGTAGTATTAGGACAAGGATTGTCATGGCAAACGGCACTTGGAGCAGTTTTTATATCCGGGGTCTTATTTTTTGTTTTAACGGTAACAGGAATACGCGGAAAGATTATTGATGCCATTCCGAACGTATTAAAGTCTTCCATAGCAGTTGGAATTGGTCTTTTTGTTGCGTTTATCGGTTTGAAAAACGCTGGATTAGTTGTGGCAAACGAGTCTACTTTTGTAGGGCTTGGAAATGTCATGGATAAGGGTCCCTTACTGGCTATTTTTGGGCTGATATTAGCAGCTGTACTGATGGCTAAAAATGTAAAAGGCGCTCTCATTATAAGTATTTTTGCTACGACAATATTAGCGATGATTGTAGGAGTACAAGCAGTTCCTCATTCCTTGAAAGACGTCTTTTCAGCTACGCCGCCGAGCGTTGGAGAAACATTTTTTCAAATGGATTTAAAGGGTGCAGTTGCCTACGGCATTTTTTCAGTTGTATTTTCTTTCACCATCGTAGAATTATTTGATACACTAGCGACATTGATTGGACTATCTAAAAAAGCAAACTTAGTAGATAAAAACGGTAAAATTCCAGGTTTAAATCGCGCGCTTGCAGCAGATTCAATCGGTACAATGGCGAGTGCTATTTTTGGAAGCACTGCGTTAAATACGTATATTGAAAATGCAACAGGTATTGCAGAAGGAGGGCGTACCGGCTTAAAGGCATTAACGGTTGCCATCTTATTTATATTTACTTTGTTTTTTGCACCGCTTATTCAATTTATCCCGAGCGTTGCTACTGCTCCAGCACTCATTATTATTGGTTCGCTTATGCTAAGTGACATTCGAAACGTTAACTTCGACGACTTTACTGAAGTTGTTCCCGCTTTCTTAACAATTGTCATGATGCCGTTAACCTACAGCATTGCAGAAGGTTTAGCGTTCGGCTTCATTTCATACACAGCGATTAAACTGTTTACAGGACGTCATCGCGAAATTCATTGGATGATGTATGTGATCACGATTGCCTTTTTTATCAATTTTTATATGAGTTCGCATTAG
- a CDS encoding LacI family DNA-binding transcriptional regulator: protein MKQSKRKRVTLQQVAEHAGVSRATASLIVRNSPSVSEKTRKKVLASMKELGYVYDRIAANLRSQTSSTIGVIITDISNTFFTELLIGVHEELEKDGYTVFLGTTFDSDNRQDQLLSTMLEHRVGGIILCPVAGTSEDTIRKIQHLDVPSVLAVRELPEVESDYVGVDYSLGVQKAVQHLLEQGHKRIAFLGGTTGSTTWKERMEGYRLALKNAGISIDEELVIPSGPTRSGGVEAARQVLDISEPPTAVFCFSDLVAFGVMQGLKEKGIVPGEDIAVVGFDNVMESSVCHPTLTTVSSFARQIGKDAARCLHNQIVDKKEHHHRIILTPQLVVRESSSKKRSS from the coding sequence TTGAAACAAAGTAAACGCAAACGTGTAACCTTACAACAAGTGGCAGAACACGCGGGAGTATCTCGAGCTACCGCTTCGCTTATTGTGCGAAATAGTCCAAGTGTTTCTGAAAAAACAAGGAAAAAAGTTCTAGCTTCGATGAAAGAGTTAGGATATGTATATGACCGTATTGCAGCAAATTTAAGATCTCAAACTTCATCAACAATCGGAGTTATTATTACGGATATATCTAATACGTTTTTTACAGAATTGTTAATTGGAGTACACGAGGAGCTCGAGAAAGACGGATATACGGTGTTTTTAGGTACAACGTTTGATTCGGATAATCGACAGGATCAGCTGCTTTCTACGATGCTAGAGCATCGGGTAGGAGGCATTATTTTATGTCCTGTTGCGGGTACATCGGAAGATACGATAAGAAAAATTCAGCATTTAGATGTTCCTTCAGTACTAGCAGTAAGAGAATTGCCTGAGGTGGAGTCAGATTATGTAGGGGTAGATTATAGCTTAGGCGTTCAAAAAGCGGTTCAACACTTACTTGAACAGGGACACAAAAGAATCGCATTTTTAGGAGGAACAACCGGTTCTACAACGTGGAAAGAAAGAATGGAAGGTTACCGCTTGGCTTTAAAGAACGCAGGAATTTCTATTGATGAAGAGCTTGTTATTCCGAGCGGTCCGACAAGAAGCGGCGGTGTAGAAGCTGCACGTCAAGTGCTGGACATTTCTGAGCCTCCAACAGCAGTTTTTTGTTTTAGCGACTTAGTTGCATTTGGTGTTATGCAAGGTTTAAAAGAGAAAGGGATTGTTCCGGGAGAAGATATAGCGGTAGTGGGATTTGATAATGTCATGGAATCATCCGTATGTCACCCTACTCTAACAACCGTCTCTTCTTTTGCAAGACAAATAGGAAAAGATGCTGCACGGTGTCTTCATAACCAAATTGTTGATAAAAAAGAACATCATCATCGCATTATTTTAACGCCTCAGTTAGTTGTTCGAGAATCCTCATCAAAAAAAAGAAGCAGTTAA
- a CDS encoding shikimate kinase translates to MTYSEMSLREKSIVFIGFMGVGKTTIGELVAKKLYRDFVDIDQEIEKMFQMPTSQIFKEFGEEFFRNKEKEVISQLSQQRLKIISVGGGAFLQEEIQKICLSNCIVFFLDLSWDSWKERISLIIDSRPVLQGRSLEDIEELFYTRQAIYSNHHSKVETDNLDIEEVANYIVDSLKMAWDIYEPSK, encoded by the coding sequence ATGACTTACAGCGAGATGTCTCTTAGAGAAAAAAGCATTGTATTTATTGGCTTTATGGGCGTAGGTAAAACAACAATCGGCGAACTAGTCGCTAAGAAATTATACAGAGATTTTGTCGATATAGACCAAGAAATCGAAAAAATGTTTCAAATGCCTACATCACAAATCTTTAAAGAGTTTGGTGAAGAGTTTTTCCGAAATAAAGAAAAAGAAGTAATTAGCCAGTTATCTCAGCAGCGTTTAAAAATTATATCCGTTGGCGGAGGCGCATTTCTTCAAGAAGAAATTCAAAAAATATGCTTATCAAATTGTATTGTATTCTTTTTAGACCTTTCATGGGATTCATGGAAAGAGCGCATCAGTCTCATTATTGACAGTCGCCCTGTTTTACAAGGAAGAAGTCTAGAGGATATTGAAGAATTATTTTATACACGACAAGCAATTTATTCCAACCACCACTCCAAAGTAGAAACTGACAATTTGGATATTGAAGAAGTAGCAAATTATATTGTTGATTCCTTGAAAATGGCTTGGGATATTTATGAACCGTCTAAATAA
- a CDS encoding aldehyde dehydrogenase family protein → MSFRRARPYVNKEWLEGNRSAVSIKSPYSQKVIGEQIIATPEDVERALSAAYEAKKTIASLSSYERAKILKEAARLLEKQKEKFASLISNELGKPLKNTLDEVSRSVETLEQSAEEAKRLIGETIPGDASERGGKAIASTFRVPVGVVAAITPFNAPLNLVCHKIGPAFAAGNSVILKPAPQTALVASEFIALLLEAGMPECAINMVLGGVETGQQIVKDDRVNIISFTGGTVASRNICELAGMKKVLLELGGNASTIVHEDADIKKAAEMCGRTGFSNSGQSCISVQRIYVHDSVVSEFTELLNNEVTSLKVGDPLLPQTDVGCLVDEKAANRVLAWIEEAVALGAKLICGGKKTGASIEPTVLLNPPKQSKVVCQEVFGPVVSIIPYQDIEEAIRETNDSSFGLQAGLFTNQMDLAYRVAESLEVGGVVINGTSNFRLDHWPYGGIKDSGVGREGPRFAIEDMTETKMIVLQLS, encoded by the coding sequence ATGAGCTTTAGACGAGCAAGACCTTATGTAAATAAAGAATGGCTTGAAGGTAATCGATCAGCAGTAAGTATTAAAAGTCCGTATTCGCAGAAAGTAATTGGTGAGCAAATTATAGCAACGCCAGAAGATGTTGAACGAGCGCTATCAGCTGCCTATGAAGCTAAAAAAACAATTGCGAGTCTGTCTTCATATGAAAGGGCCAAAATTTTAAAAGAAGCAGCACGGCTTTTGGAAAAGCAAAAAGAAAAGTTTGCTTCTCTCATCTCAAATGAGTTAGGAAAACCCCTGAAGAATACGTTGGATGAAGTATCTCGATCTGTAGAAACATTAGAGCAATCTGCGGAAGAAGCAAAAAGGCTTATCGGTGAAACGATACCAGGAGATGCTTCCGAACGAGGGGGAAAAGCGATAGCTTCCACATTCCGTGTGCCTGTCGGGGTTGTTGCTGCTATTACTCCTTTTAATGCACCTTTGAATTTAGTATGCCACAAAATTGGACCAGCTTTTGCTGCTGGCAACAGTGTTATTTTAAAACCAGCTCCGCAAACAGCCCTAGTTGCTTCAGAATTTATAGCTCTATTATTAGAAGCTGGAATGCCTGAATGCGCTATTAATATGGTTTTAGGGGGAGTAGAAACAGGACAGCAAATCGTAAAAGATGACCGTGTAAATATAATTTCTTTTACCGGTGGAACAGTGGCAAGCAGAAATATATGTGAACTGGCTGGAATGAAAAAAGTGCTTCTAGAATTAGGAGGAAATGCTTCAACGATTGTTCATGAAGATGCCGACATTAAGAAAGCTGCTGAAATGTGTGGGAGAACAGGGTTTAGCAACTCCGGTCAAAGCTGTATTTCAGTTCAGCGTATTTATGTACATGACTCAGTTGTTTCTGAATTTACAGAGCTTCTGAACAATGAGGTAACGTCTTTAAAAGTTGGTGATCCTCTGCTGCCGCAGACGGATGTTGGATGTTTAGTAGATGAAAAAGCAGCAAACCGAGTTTTGGCTTGGATTGAAGAAGCAGTCGCTCTAGGTGCAAAGCTGATATGCGGTGGTAAAAAGACAGGGGCTTCTATAGAACCTACTGTTCTATTAAATCCTCCTAAACAAAGCAAAGTGGTGTGTCAAGAAGTGTTTGGGCCTGTGGTGAGCATCATTCCTTATCAAGATATTGAAGAAGCTATTCGGGAAACAAATGATTCATCATTCGGTTTGCAAGCAGGGCTGTTTACAAATCAAATGGATTTAGCTTACCGTGTTGCTGAATCTTTAGAAGTAGGAGGAGTTGTGATTAATGGGACCTCTAATTTTCGGCTCGACCATTGGCCGTACGGCGGGATAAAAGACAGCGGCGTTGGTAGAGAAGGACCTCGATTTGCGATTGAAGATATGACAGAAACAAAAATGATTGTCCTGCAGCTATCGTAG
- a CDS encoding thiamine pyrophosphate-binding protein, with product MEKLISHQLVNYLEERGIEHIFGLCGHTNIAVLTALEESKIKFINVRHEQIAAHAADGYARVTKKAAVVLSHLGPGLTNAATGVANAALDSIPMVVIAGDVPTHYYGKHPHQEVNLHADASQYEIYRPFVKRAWRVDRPDLFPEILEKAFLLAESGNPGPVLVSVPMDIFSKKIDVALFDRLHRQTKSLQKPSIDDETAKSIVQKLINAKNPVLYVGGGILLADAANELKELVDHLNIPVAHSLMGKGALPDDHDLTLGMTGFWGTKFINEKCRTADYILALGTRFAEADSSSWEPEYTFDFSKTKLLHIDIDPSEIGRNYPAEIGAVADLKQALKVLNRVAKQLIPEGVKNEALIKEIASYREEFKASNEEYIHDNSFPMQPQRILNEVREVLPKDAYITTDVGWNKNGVGQQFPIYEAGSILTPGGFATMGFGAPAALGAKVAQPDKVVVSLVGDGGFGQNPAVLATAAEENIPVVWIIMNNFAFGTIAGLQKAHFGTTLGTVFEKDGEVYSPDFASIAKAYGVEGIKIQSAEEFKPALQRAVASNRPVVIDVAMLNNPVPTSGHWNIMDIYSPDKKVHHVSV from the coding sequence ATGGAAAAATTAATATCACATCAATTAGTAAATTATCTTGAGGAACGAGGCATTGAGCATATTTTTGGTTTGTGTGGTCATACAAACATAGCGGTACTAACAGCCTTAGAAGAAAGCAAAATTAAATTTATCAACGTTCGACACGAACAAATTGCAGCGCATGCAGCTGATGGCTATGCACGTGTGACGAAAAAAGCAGCAGTAGTATTAAGTCACTTAGGTCCTGGCTTAACAAATGCTGCTACAGGTGTAGCCAATGCAGCGTTAGACTCAATTCCAATGGTGGTCATCGCTGGTGATGTTCCTACTCATTATTATGGAAAGCATCCGCATCAAGAGGTAAATTTACATGCTGATGCTTCCCAATATGAAATTTATCGTCCATTCGTTAAGCGTGCATGGAGAGTTGACCGGCCAGATTTATTTCCAGAAATATTAGAGAAAGCATTTTTACTAGCGGAAAGTGGAAATCCTGGCCCTGTATTAGTATCTGTACCTATGGATATCTTTTCAAAAAAGATCGATGTTGCTTTATTTGATCGATTGCATCGCCAAACGAAATCTTTGCAAAAACCTTCTATTGATGATGAAACGGCAAAGAGTATTGTACAAAAATTAATTAATGCTAAAAATCCAGTGTTATATGTAGGCGGAGGCATCCTATTAGCAGATGCAGCAAATGAATTAAAAGAGCTTGTGGACCACTTGAACATTCCGGTAGCCCACTCCTTAATGGGCAAAGGAGCACTTCCAGATGATCATGACTTGACTCTAGGGATGACTGGTTTTTGGGGCACGAAGTTTATCAATGAAAAGTGTCGGACTGCTGATTATATTTTAGCATTAGGAACACGATTTGCAGAAGCAGATTCTAGCTCCTGGGAGCCGGAATATACGTTTGATTTTTCAAAAACAAAATTGCTTCATATTGATATTGATCCTAGCGAGATAGGGCGTAATTACCCTGCCGAAATCGGTGCAGTGGCTGATTTAAAACAAGCCCTTAAAGTCTTAAATCGCGTAGCTAAACAGCTTATTCCGGAAGGAGTAAAAAATGAAGCATTAATCAAAGAGATTGCTTCTTATCGTGAAGAGTTTAAAGCTAGCAATGAAGAATATATTCACGACAATTCATTCCCAATGCAGCCGCAGCGAATTTTAAATGAAGTTCGCGAAGTTCTGCCGAAAGATGCCTATATTACTACTGATGTAGGCTGGAATAAGAATGGGGTAGGACAGCAGTTTCCAATCTATGAAGCTGGAAGTATATTAACTCCAGGAGGTTTTGCCACAATGGGATTTGGAGCGCCGGCAGCTTTAGGAGCAAAGGTAGCTCAGCCTGATAAAGTAGTTGTTTCTCTAGTAGGAGACGGGGGATTCGGCCAAAATCCAGCTGTGCTTGCTACGGCAGCCGAAGAGAATATCCCTGTGGTGTGGATCATTATGAACAACTTTGCGTTTGGTACGATCGCGGGACTGCAAAAAGCACATTTTGGAACTACTCTAGGCACGGTATTTGAAAAAGATGGAGAGGTATATTCTCCTGACTTTGCAAGTATCGCTAAAGCTTATGGAGTAGAAGGTATAAAAATTCAGTCAGCCGAAGAGTTTAAACCGGCACTTCAAAGAGCTGTTGCTTCTAATAGACCAGTTGTAATTGATGTGGCAATGTTAAACAATCCTGTACCAACGTCAGGACATTGGAACATCATGGATATTTACTCACCGGATAAGAAAGTACACCATGTATCTGTTTAA
- the aroD gene encoding type I 3-dehydroquinate dehydratase: MLERGEGAHSPAICTPLVGKDRKELLTELAEILLKKPDIIEWRLDFYEEIQDINSVLSAAKDIYENSERTPILLTVRSQKEGGQPISLSEKEVVAILAEVCKHPYVAIIDFEVSNQPEHIRYLREVSKENNKKLVLSYHNFSFTPPKAEIFKSLFLAEFYGADAAKAAVMPQNNQDVLTLLEATREAEKELTIPLITMSMGGLGAISRIVGWMYGSSVTFAVGKSSSAPGQVPIDELRKIIQLTKKVTGPESHYSHQIVSI, encoded by the coding sequence ATGCTAGAACGAGGAGAAGGAGCTCATTCTCCCGCTATTTGTACGCCTTTAGTGGGCAAAGATCGCAAAGAGCTTTTAACAGAGCTAGCGGAAATTCTATTAAAAAAACCGGATATAATTGAATGGCGCTTAGATTTTTACGAAGAAATTCAAGATATAAACAGCGTCCTTTCTGCAGCTAAGGATATATATGAAAATAGTGAGCGCACACCTATTTTGCTTACTGTACGTTCTCAAAAAGAAGGGGGGCAGCCTATTTCCTTATCAGAAAAGGAAGTAGTAGCCATACTTGCAGAGGTATGTAAGCATCCATATGTAGCAATTATTGATTTTGAAGTATCAAATCAGCCAGAGCATATCCGCTATTTACGTGAAGTTTCCAAGGAAAATAATAAGAAACTTGTGCTTTCTTATCATAATTTTTCTTTTACGCCTCCTAAAGCGGAAATTTTTAAAAGCTTATTTCTAGCTGAATTTTACGGAGCAGATGCAGCGAAAGCGGCTGTCATGCCTCAGAACAATCAAGATGTTTTAACTTTATTGGAAGCTACAAGAGAGGCTGAAAAAGAGCTCACCATTCCTCTCATTACCATGTCGATGGGAGGGTTAGGAGCTATTAGCCGGATCGTCGGGTGGATGTACGGATCTTCTGTTACTTTCGCTGTAGGGAAAAGCAGCTCAGCTCCTGGGCAAGTTCCAATTGATGAATTACGAAAAATAATTCAGTTAACAAAAAAAGTTACGGGTCCTGAGAGCCATTATTCTCATCAAATTGTTTCGATATAA
- a CDS encoding YvzF family protein, which yields MLQVRLMGKQEEINEAIKQFEQNYHIEHQSKEYTRSANPKYEHKKDTRVYLSMHLKDK from the coding sequence ATGCTGCAAGTAAGATTAATGGGAAAACAAGAAGAAATTAATGAAGCGATCAAACAGTTTGAACAGAACTACCATATAGAACATCAGTCAAAAGAATATACGCGAAGCGCTAATCCAAAGTACGAGCACAAAAAAGATACTCGGGTGTATCTTTCCATGCATTTAAAGGATAAATAA
- the treP gene encoding PTS system trehalose-specific EIIBC component, translated as MNRESVERIVEAVGGKENISAATHCVTRLRLVLKDEDKVNQRMLDEHELVKGSFSTNGQFQVVIGQGTVDKVYKEMVTLTGIGELSKEEVKNEAAKNLNPLQRAIKTLADIFIPILPAIVTAGLLMGINNVLTGAGIFYDDKSIVDVHTQWKDFASMINLIANTAFAFLPALIGWSAVTRFGGSPLFGIVLGLMLVHPDLLNAWSYGEALKKGSIDTWNLFGLHVEKVGYQGQVLPVLAASFVLAKIELFLRKRIPDGFQLLIVAPVALLVTGFLAFIVIGPITFAIGNVITGAVVWLFKTAPFIGGLVYGGLYAPLVITGMHHTFLAVDLQLIGSVGSTFLWPMVALSNIAQGSAAFAIMILSKNDEKLKGLSLTSGISAWLGITEPAMFGVNLRFRFAFISAVIGSAIAGVVISVAGVKAASVGIGGIPAPLSIVPQSWPAFIIGMIIVIVVPFLLTLTLGKLQKKSTVTSTVAATESFQHNPKN; from the coding sequence ATGAATCGAGAATCTGTTGAACGCATTGTAGAAGCCGTTGGCGGAAAAGAAAATATCTCTGCTGCAACGCATTGTGTAACGCGTCTTCGACTTGTTTTAAAAGATGAAGATAAAGTCAATCAACGTATGCTAGATGAGCACGAATTAGTAAAAGGATCTTTTTCTACAAACGGCCAGTTTCAAGTTGTTATTGGTCAAGGCACGGTTGATAAAGTATATAAAGAAATGGTGACGCTTACAGGTATAGGTGAACTATCTAAAGAAGAAGTGAAAAACGAAGCGGCTAAAAACTTAAATCCGCTGCAGCGCGCAATAAAAACATTAGCTGACATCTTTATTCCCATTTTACCGGCCATCGTAACCGCGGGTTTATTGATGGGAATCAATAATGTACTAACAGGAGCCGGAATTTTTTACGATGATAAATCAATCGTAGATGTTCATACACAGTGGAAAGACTTCGCGAGCATGATTAATTTAATTGCCAATACGGCATTTGCCTTTTTGCCAGCTCTTATTGGGTGGTCAGCTGTTACGCGTTTTGGAGGAAGCCCTTTATTTGGAATTGTCCTTGGGCTCATGCTTGTACACCCTGATTTGCTAAATGCCTGGTCTTATGGAGAAGCATTAAAAAAAGGAAGTATCGATACGTGGAATTTATTTGGTCTGCACGTTGAGAAAGTTGGCTATCAAGGGCAGGTTTTACCTGTGTTAGCTGCTTCGTTTGTGTTAGCAAAAATCGAATTGTTTTTACGAAAACGAATACCGGATGGTTTTCAGCTTTTAATTGTAGCGCCTGTAGCTCTTTTAGTAACAGGGTTTCTCGCTTTTATTGTGATTGGTCCGATTACATTTGCAATAGGAAATGTTATTACAGGTGCAGTTGTATGGCTGTTTAAAACGGCTCCATTTATTGGAGGGCTTGTATACGGAGGTTTATATGCTCCCCTTGTTATTACGGGCATGCACCATACATTTTTAGCGGTAGATTTACAGCTGATTGGAAGCGTAGGAAGTACGTTCTTATGGCCAATGGTAGCGTTATCTAATATTGCACAAGGCTCTGCGGCTTTTGCGATAATGATTCTTTCAAAAAATGATGAGAAATTAAAAGGACTGTCTTTAACGTCAGGAATTTCAGCGTGGCTTGGCATTACGGAGCCTGCAATGTTTGGTGTGAATTTACGCTTTAGATTTGCTTTTATTTCTGCAGTGATTGGTTCAGCTATTGCAGGTGTCGTCATATCCGTGGCGGGAGTGAAAGCAGCATCGGTGGGAATTGGTGGTATCCCTGCTCCGTTATCAATTGTTCCGCAGAGCTGGCCAGCTTTTATTATTGGAATGATAATCGTAATTGTGGTGCCGTTTCTTTTAACGTTAACGCTTGGAAAGCTTCAGAAAAAATCAACCGTTACATCAACTGTCGCGGCTACAGAATCGTTTCAACATAATCCAAAGAATTAA